One segment of Streptomyces sp. NA02950 DNA contains the following:
- a CDS encoding family 2B encapsulin nanocompartment shell protein: MTVDTGPGAPLEPPRQSSLSTAAARNLATTTKSAPQMQGITSRWLLRTLPWVEVGGGTYRVNRRLSHTVGDGRVEFVQDGADVRVIPRELGELALLRGFEDVEVLTAIADRCVQRDFRAGETLVVRGAPAEQLHLIAHGRVRQTSVGKYGDETTVAVLADGDRFGEDVLLDSGARWACTATAETAGTLLTLDRADFDAALSAAPGLQDHVREFRSLLGRRRNRRGEAEIALSAGHTGEPALPGTFVDYELKPREYELSVAQTVLRIHTRVADLYNDPMDQTEEQLRLVIEALRERQEHELINNREFGLLHNADFKQRIQTHSGPPTPDDLDELLCRRRGSKFFLAHPRTIAAIGREFNSRGLYPNHVDLGGQQVPAWRGVPILPCNKIPITKENTSSVLVMRTGEDNQGVIGLRKTGLPEEYEPGLSVRFMGIDERSIISYLVSTYYSAAVLVPDALGVLENVQIARSHD, translated from the coding sequence ATGACAGTTGACACCGGCCCGGGAGCACCGCTGGAGCCGCCTCGGCAGTCGAGCCTGAGCACGGCGGCCGCCCGCAACCTCGCCACCACGACCAAGTCCGCCCCGCAGATGCAGGGGATCACCTCTCGCTGGCTGCTGCGGACACTTCCCTGGGTTGAGGTCGGAGGCGGCACCTACCGGGTGAACCGTCGGCTGAGTCACACCGTCGGCGATGGGCGCGTCGAGTTCGTCCAGGACGGTGCCGACGTACGGGTGATCCCCCGCGAGCTCGGCGAACTGGCCCTGCTGCGTGGCTTCGAGGACGTGGAGGTGCTGACCGCGATCGCCGACCGGTGTGTCCAACGCGACTTCCGTGCGGGCGAAACGCTGGTCGTGCGCGGTGCACCCGCCGAGCAGTTGCACCTGATCGCCCACGGCCGCGTCCGGCAGACCTCCGTGGGCAAGTACGGCGACGAGACCACCGTTGCCGTACTGGCCGACGGCGACCGGTTCGGTGAGGACGTTCTGTTGGACTCGGGGGCCCGGTGGGCCTGCACCGCCACCGCCGAGACCGCCGGCACCCTGCTCACCCTGGACCGCGCCGACTTCGACGCCGCGCTGTCCGCGGCGCCCGGCCTCCAGGACCACGTCCGGGAGTTCCGTTCGCTTCTCGGCCGACGGCGGAACCGCCGCGGCGAGGCCGAGATCGCCTTGTCGGCCGGTCACACCGGCGAACCCGCGCTGCCCGGTACGTTCGTCGACTACGAGCTGAAGCCGCGCGAGTACGAACTCTCCGTCGCGCAGACCGTTCTGAGGATCCACACGAGGGTCGCCGACCTCTACAACGACCCGATGGACCAGACCGAGGAACAGCTCAGGCTCGTCATCGAGGCACTGCGCGAGCGCCAGGAGCACGAGCTGATCAACAACCGGGAGTTCGGTCTGCTCCACAACGCCGACTTCAAGCAGCGCATCCAGACCCACTCCGGTCCGCCCACCCCGGACGACCTCGACGAGCTGCTGTGCCGCCGCCGCGGCTCCAAGTTCTTCCTCGCCCACCCGAGGACGATCGCTGCGATCGGGCGTGAGTTCAACTCCCGTGGCCTCTACCCGAACCACGTCGACCTCGGCGGACAACAGGTCCCGGCCTGGCGCGGGGTCCCGATCCTGCCCTGCAACAAGATCCCCATCACCAAAGAGAACACCAGCTCGGTCCTGGTCATGCGCACCGGAGAGGACAACCAGGGCGTCATCGGTCTGCGCAAGACCGGTCTTCCGGAGGAGTACGAACCGGGGCTGTCGGTGCGCTTCATGGGCATCGACGAAAGGTCGATCATCTCCTACCTCGTCAGCACCTACTACTCCGCCGCCGTCCTGGTACCGGACGCGCTCGGTGTGCTGGAGAACGTGCAGATCGCCCGCAGCCACGACTAG
- a CDS encoding dienelactone hydrolase family protein, which yields MPSTMLQIPTTDGQADAFAAFPDHGDRHPGVLMYADAFGIRPVLREMARELAGHGYYVLVPNFFYRHGPAPVIELPEYIGEEARPAIIAQLMPLIEAHTAERVLSDADAYLRFLTAQPEVGAGPVAVTGYCIGGLLAMRTAAAHPGQVAAVAGFHGPVGADGADSRRLISKLSAQVHLGHAETDMTPEALGELNQALDAAGVEYTSEIYPGTVHGFTMSDTDAFDPAALQHHWDRLLPLLGRTLANG from the coding sequence ATTCCCAGCACGATGTTGCAGATTCCCACCACGGACGGCCAGGCCGACGCCTTCGCCGCCTTCCCCGACCACGGCGACCGGCACCCAGGGGTGCTGATGTACGCGGACGCCTTCGGCATCCGGCCCGTACTGCGGGAGATGGCCCGCGAACTGGCCGGGCACGGGTACTACGTGCTCGTCCCCAACTTCTTCTACCGGCACGGCCCGGCACCGGTGATCGAACTTCCCGAGTACATCGGAGAAGAGGCCAGGCCCGCGATCATCGCCCAGCTGATGCCCTTGATCGAGGCGCACACCGCCGAACGCGTCCTGAGCGACGCCGACGCCTACCTCAGGTTCCTCACCGCCCAGCCCGAGGTCGGCGCCGGACCGGTCGCGGTGACCGGCTACTGCATCGGCGGCCTCCTGGCGATGCGCACCGCCGCGGCCCACCCCGGCCAGGTGGCCGCCGTCGCCGGATTCCACGGCCCCGTGGGCGCCGACGGGGCCGACAGCCGGCGCCTCATCTCCAAGCTCTCCGCCCAGGTCCACCTCGGCCATGCCGAAACGGACATGACGCCCGAGGCCCTCGGCGAACTCAACCAGGCCCTGGACGCCGCGGGTGTCGAATACACCTCCGAGATCTACCCCGGCACCGTCCACGGCTTCACCATGTCCGACACGGACGCCTTCGACCCCGCCGCACTGCAGCACCACTGGGACCGCCTGCTGCCCCTCCTCGGCCGCACCCTGGCCAACGGCTGA
- a CDS encoding MarR family winged helix-turn-helix transcriptional regulator, with protein MIRSDATDMPDDGALKTPDRLRRRASRLLSQLAVRSDRLISEGLAQVDARKWHYAVLASLQEYGPGSQAELSRRSGIYRSDMVGVLNELAERDLVERVPDPDDRRRNIITISARGRRRLPRLDKVLDDLHDELLAPLSPAERDQLVQLLTRLLDHHTRTS; from the coding sequence ATGATCAGATCCGACGCCACGGACATGCCCGACGACGGCGCGCTCAAGACGCCCGACAGGCTGCGTCGGCGGGCGAGCCGGTTGTTGTCGCAGCTGGCCGTGCGGTCGGACCGGCTGATCAGCGAGGGGCTGGCCCAGGTCGACGCCCGCAAGTGGCATTACGCCGTGCTCGCCTCTTTGCAGGAGTACGGGCCGGGCAGCCAGGCGGAGCTGAGCCGGCGCTCCGGCATCTACCGCAGCGACATGGTCGGCGTGCTCAATGAACTGGCCGAGCGCGACCTCGTCGAGCGGGTGCCGGATCCCGACGACCGGCGCCGCAACATCATCACGATCTCCGCCCGAGGCCGCCGTCGCCTGCCCCGCCTCGACAAGGTCCTGGACGACCTCCACGACGAACTGCTCGCGCCGCTGAGTCCGGCCGAACGCGACCAGCTCGTGCAGTTGCTCACCCGCCTGCTGGACCATCACACCCGGACCTCCTGA
- a CDS encoding tetratricopeptide repeat protein, whose protein sequence is MTVGYVADGGQVAYYAAPRTPAPWPHKVGVLPRAAAAFQERDEIEQLRAAVTGGGTAVLCQVLRGTGGVGKTQLAAHYARQAWNTEELDVLVWVSASSRHAVISTYAQAAEELLAAEPGDPERSAQAFRNWLEPSPPRSGPVCRWLVVLDDVTDPADMTGLWPATNPHGRTVVTTRRRDVAVPGQRIDLGVFTPEEAATYLSGFLAEHGRHDDPGEIQALAQDLGYLPLALSQAAAYIIEADIPIDCPGCTHTHCTSYRRRLTDRTTELGSVLPEPGTLPDDQTTAVATTWSLSIERADAFRPVGLARPALQLAAMLDGNGIPQDVLTSQPARRYLTQHRTQATPDQGCGSDVTDRDVRDALRALHRLNLIDHTPDIAHQAIRIHQLIQRATRDTLTSRAYDETARAAADALLAVWPDVERDSAIVQNLRANTTALTGHAEDALYQSDGVHGVLFHAGYSLGHTGQVAAAIEHFHRMASVAHDRLGPDHPFTLTTRGELLRFRGEAGDVAGAATASAELLEHMVRVLGDDHPSTLTTRHNLARFRGEAGDAAGAAAALAELLEHMVRVLGDDHPSTLTTRHNLARFRGEAGDAAGAATAFAELLEQKVRLLGDNHPSTLTTRGELARIRGQAENATGATDVFAELLEHMVRVLGPDHPDTLTTRGNLLHFRGDAGDAAGAATAFAELLEHMVRVLGDDHPSTLTTRHNLAYWRGEAGDAAEAADAYTELLADRVRVLGPDHPDTLTTRGNIAYWRGRAGDAAGAADAFAELLADRARVQGDDHPDTIATRRYVARWRGRAEDAAGAADAFAELLVHLVRVLGPDHPDTLTTRGNIAYWRGRAGDAAGAADAFAELLADRARVQGDDHPSTLTTRHNLACCQGEAGDAAGAADAFAELLADRARVQGDDHPDTIATRHNLAYWRGMQLLMNRPVDDQDR, encoded by the coding sequence ATGACCGTCGGCTACGTGGCCGACGGCGGCCAGGTCGCCTACTACGCCGCGCCGCGAACCCCGGCGCCCTGGCCTCACAAGGTTGGCGTCCTCCCCCGCGCAGCAGCGGCCTTCCAGGAACGAGACGAGATCGAGCAGCTACGGGCAGCAGTGACCGGCGGCGGCACGGCCGTGCTGTGCCAGGTACTGCGTGGCACCGGTGGGGTCGGCAAGACCCAGCTCGCAGCCCACTACGCCCGGCAGGCATGGAACACGGAAGAGCTGGACGTACTGGTCTGGGTCAGCGCCAGCAGTCGGCACGCCGTCATCTCCACCTACGCCCAGGCCGCTGAAGAGTTACTTGCCGCAGAACCCGGTGATCCCGAGCGATCCGCACAGGCGTTCCGGAACTGGCTGGAGCCCAGCCCGCCGCGCTCCGGACCGGTCTGCCGGTGGCTGGTCGTCCTGGACGATGTCACCGACCCCGCCGACATGACCGGCCTCTGGCCCGCGACGAACCCACACGGCCGCACGGTGGTCACCACGCGCCGCCGCGACGTCGCGGTGCCCGGGCAGCGGATCGATCTCGGAGTGTTCACACCCGAGGAGGCAGCCACCTACCTGAGCGGGTTCCTTGCCGAGCACGGGCGGCACGACGACCCGGGCGAGATCCAGGCACTGGCCCAGGACCTCGGCTACCTGCCGCTGGCCCTGTCGCAGGCCGCCGCCTACATCATCGAAGCCGACATCCCCATCGACTGCCCCGGGTGCACGCACACCCACTGCACCAGCTACCGCCGCCGCCTCACCGACCGCACCACCGAGCTCGGCAGCGTGCTGCCGGAGCCCGGCACCCTGCCAGACGACCAGACCACGGCCGTAGCCACCACATGGTCACTGTCCATCGAGCGCGCCGACGCCTTCCGGCCCGTCGGTCTAGCCCGCCCAGCACTCCAACTCGCCGCCATGCTGGATGGCAACGGCATCCCTCAGGACGTCCTGACCAGCCAGCCCGCTCGGCGCTATCTCACCCAGCACCGCACCCAGGCCACGCCTGACCAGGGCTGCGGCAGCGACGTGACGGACCGGGATGTCAGGGACGCGCTGCGGGCCCTGCACCGTCTCAACCTCATCGACCACACCCCCGACATCGCCCACCAAGCCATACGCATCCACCAGCTCATCCAACGTGCCACCCGGGACACCCTGACCTCTCGGGCGTATGACGAAACCGCCCGTGCCGCCGCCGACGCCCTGCTGGCCGTCTGGCCCGACGTCGAACGCGACAGCGCAATCGTCCAGAACCTGCGCGCCAACACCACCGCCCTCACCGGCCATGCCGAAGACGCCTTGTACCAATCCGACGGTGTCCATGGGGTGCTTTTCCACGCCGGCTACAGCCTGGGCCATACCGGCCAAGTTGCGGCCGCCATCGAGCATTTCCACCGCATGGCCAGTGTCGCTCACGACCGCCTGGGACCGGACCACCCCTTCACCCTCACCACCCGGGGCGAACTCCTGCGCTTTCGGGGTGAGGCGGGGGATGTAGCCGGGGCTGCCACTGCCTCCGCCGAGCTGCTGGAGCACATGGTGCGCGTGCTCGGCGACGACCACCCCTCCACCCTCACCACCCGGCACAACCTCGCCCGCTTTCGGGGTGAGGCGGGGGATGCCGCCGGAGCCGCGGCCGCCCTCGCCGAGCTGCTGGAGCACATGGTGCGCGTGCTCGGCGACGACCACCCCTCCACCCTCACCACCCGGCACAACCTCGCCCGCTTTCGGGGTGAGGCGGGGGATGCCGCCGGAGCCGCCACTGCCTTCGCCGAGCTACTGGAGCAAAAGGTGCGACTGCTCGGCGACAACCACCCCTCCACCCTCACCACCCGGGGCGAACTCGCCCGCATTCGGGGTCAGGCGGAGAATGCCACCGGAGCCACGGACGTCTTCGCCGAGCTGCTGGAGCACATGGTGCGGGTGTTGGGACCGGACCACCCCGACACCCTCACCACCCGGGGAAATCTCCTTCACTTTCGAGGTGACGCGGGGGATGCGGCGGGGGCCGCGACTGCCTTCGCCGAGCTGCTGGAGCACATGGTGCGCGTGCTCGGCGATGACCACCCCTCCACCCTCACCACCCGCCACAACCTCGCCTACTGGCGGGGCGAGGCCGGGGATGCGGCCGAAGCCGCGGACGCCTACACCGAACTCCTCGCCGACCGAGTGCGGGTGTTGGGACCGGACCACCCCGACACCCTCACCACCCGGGGGAATATCGCCTACTGGCGGGGGAGGGCGGGGGACGCGGCCGGAGCCGCGGACGCCTTCGCCGAGCTGCTCGCCGACCGGGCGCGGGTACAGGGCGATGACCACCCCGACACCATCGCCACCCGGCGCTATGTCGCACGCTGGCGGGGGAGGGCGGAGGATGCGGCCGGAGCCGCGGACGCCTTCGCCGAGCTGCTGGTGCACTTGGTGCGGGTGTTGGGACCGGACCACCCCGACACCCTCACCACCCGGGGGAATATCGCCTACTGGCGGGGGAGGGCGGGGGATGCGGCCGGAGCCGCGGACGCCTTCGCCGAGCTGCTCGCCGACCGGGCGCGGGTACAGGGCGATGACCACCCCTCCACCCTCACCACCCGGCACAATCTCGCCTGTTGCCAGGGTGAGGCGGGGGATGCGGCCGGAGCCGCGGACGCCTTCGCCGAGCTGCTCGCCGACCGGGCGCGGGTACAGGGCGATGACCACCCCGACACCATCGCCACCCGGCACAATCTCGCCTACTGGCGGGGGATGCAGCTGTTGATGAATCGACCGGTCGATGACCAAGATCGATAA
- a CDS encoding DUF6777 domain-containing protein: MALVVGMGLLANACATAAVAAEAVGVVAESPFFARLGGGDRAGVRPGASGGEQSGAKRGLFGGSLSKKRCKIGALINFLLDSGNREKARAWAEVLGIEVGDIKKYVDKLTPVLLGNDTLVRNHRFKNGKAEGYDALLQAGIAVLVDVRGVPVVKCNCGNPLKEPEHGLGEIKVDIPDDLGKRWKHNKDKDVIVRPGKKKVGTFVLRDVDRPGKVIDRPVGPSTGDTTRKDPDINAGEPVTVPRVEGSTQDEATRTLEAAGLTVQSTERPSDTAPPGTVISQTPAPDTPLERGGTVTLVIATAGGDGEPTPSGEPTPSEEPTPSKEPPAAATEPEPSVSPVEATQPEPVPT; the protein is encoded by the coding sequence GTGGCACTGGTCGTGGGAATGGGTCTGCTGGCCAATGCCTGCGCGACGGCCGCCGTCGCGGCGGAGGCGGTCGGCGTGGTCGCCGAGTCGCCGTTCTTCGCACGGCTGGGTGGCGGTGACCGTGCCGGAGTCAGGCCGGGCGCGTCCGGTGGGGAGCAATCCGGCGCGAAGAGGGGGTTGTTCGGGGGCAGTCTGAGCAAGAAGCGCTGCAAGATCGGCGCGTTGATCAACTTCCTCCTCGACAGCGGCAACAGGGAGAAGGCGCGCGCCTGGGCCGAGGTGCTGGGCATTGAAGTCGGGGACATCAAGAAGTATGTCGACAAGCTGACACCCGTACTGCTCGGGAACGACACCCTCGTGCGCAACCACCGCTTCAAGAACGGCAAGGCGGAGGGGTACGACGCGCTCCTCCAGGCCGGGATCGCGGTCCTGGTCGATGTGCGGGGAGTGCCCGTCGTCAAGTGCAACTGCGGGAACCCGCTGAAAGAGCCCGAGCACGGACTGGGTGAGATCAAGGTCGACATCCCGGACGACCTCGGCAAGCGGTGGAAGCACAACAAGGACAAGGACGTGATCGTCCGTCCCGGCAAGAAGAAGGTCGGGACGTTCGTGCTCCGGGACGTGGACCGTCCCGGCAAGGTCATCGACCGCCCCGTCGGCCCGTCCACTGGTGACACCACCCGCAAGGACCCGGACATCAACGCCGGTGAGCCCGTCACGGTGCCCCGGGTGGAGGGCTCGACGCAGGACGAGGCCACCCGGACCCTGGAGGCGGCGGGCCTGACCGTCCAGAGCACCGAACGGCCTTCGGACACCGCGCCCCCCGGCACCGTCATCTCCCAGACCCCCGCCCCGGACACCCCACTGGAGCGGGGCGGCACGGTCACCCTTGTCATCGCGACGGCGGGCGGGGACGGCGAACCGACACCCTCGGGCGAACCGACACCCTCGGAGGAGCCGACACCATCAAAGGAGCCGCCGGCGGCGGCCACCGAGCCCGAGCCGTCCGTTTCCCCGGTGGAAGCCACGCAGCCGGAACCCGTGCCTACCTGA
- a CDS encoding class I SAM-dependent methyltransferase — translation MRERGVKKVLDVATGTGFHSVRLLEAGFETVSADGSAEMLAQAFDNGLKHGEHILRVVQADWRWLNRDAHGEYDAIVCLGNSFTHLFSERDRRKALAEFYAMLKHDGILVLDQRNYDAILDRGYTSKHVYYYCGKDVAVEPEYVDEGLVRMRYSFPDKSVYHLNMFPLRKDYTRRLMQEVGFQRIETYGDFQHTNREERPDFFIHVAEKEYRITPEPLMEYSQAVGTARDYYNSADADAFYSQVWGGEDIHIGIYDRPDEPIAEASRRTVERMARQIELTSSSVVLDLGSGFGGSARYLAETYGCRVIALNLSEVENARHRALNAERGLSEAIEVVDGSFESIPLPDESVDVVWSQDALLHSGNRARPLEEAARVLYPGGHLIFTDPMAVDGCPAETLRPILDRIHLEDMGSPDFYRHELARLGFTEVGGGFEEHRQQLITHYARVLDETRRQEADGLADQVSADYLARMKKGLTNWVEGGRNNHVTWGIFHFTR, via the coding sequence TTGCGGGAGCGTGGCGTCAAGAAGGTCCTCGACGTGGCCACGGGGACCGGTTTTCATTCGGTCCGGCTGCTGGAGGCTGGATTCGAGACCGTGAGCGCCGATGGCAGCGCCGAGATGCTTGCCCAGGCATTCGACAACGGGCTCAAGCACGGTGAGCACATCCTCCGCGTCGTACAGGCGGACTGGCGCTGGCTCAATCGCGACGCCCACGGCGAGTACGACGCCATCGTCTGTCTCGGGAACTCCTTCACCCATCTGTTCTCGGAGCGCGACCGGCGCAAGGCGCTCGCGGAGTTCTACGCGATGCTCAAGCACGACGGGATCCTCGTCCTCGACCAGCGCAACTACGACGCGATCCTTGATCGCGGCTACACCAGCAAGCACGTGTACTACTACTGCGGGAAGGACGTGGCCGTCGAGCCGGAGTATGTGGACGAGGGGTTGGTGCGCATGCGCTACAGCTTCCCCGACAAATCCGTCTACCACCTGAACATGTTCCCGCTGCGCAAGGACTACACGCGCAGGCTCATGCAGGAGGTCGGCTTCCAGCGGATCGAGACGTACGGCGATTTCCAGCACACCAACCGGGAAGAGCGGCCCGACTTCTTCATTCATGTCGCGGAGAAGGAGTACCGGATCACGCCCGAGCCGCTCATGGAATATTCCCAGGCCGTGGGGACCGCGCGCGACTACTACAACTCGGCGGACGCCGACGCCTTCTACTCCCAGGTCTGGGGAGGAGAAGACATTCACATCGGCATCTACGACCGGCCTGACGAGCCGATAGCCGAGGCCAGCAGACGGACCGTGGAGCGCATGGCGCGACAGATCGAGCTGACCTCCTCGTCCGTCGTACTCGACCTCGGGTCGGGCTTCGGCGGCTCCGCACGGTACCTCGCCGAGACCTACGGCTGCCGGGTCATCGCGCTCAACCTCAGCGAGGTGGAGAACGCCCGGCACCGCGCCCTGAACGCCGAGCGCGGACTCAGCGAGGCCATCGAGGTGGTGGACGGCTCGTTCGAGAGCATCCCGCTCCCGGACGAGAGCGTCGACGTGGTCTGGTCCCAGGACGCCCTGCTGCACAGCGGCAACCGCGCCCGCCCGCTGGAAGAGGCCGCCCGTGTGCTGTACCCCGGCGGCCACTTGATCTTCACCGACCCCATGGCGGTGGACGGCTGCCCGGCCGAGACACTGCGCCCCATCCTGGACCGTATCCACCTGGAGGACATGGGCTCGCCCGACTTCTACCGCCATGAGCTGGCGCGACTCGGATTCACCGAGGTCGGCGGCGGCTTCGAAGAACACCGGCAGCAACTGATCACGCACTACGCCCGGGTGCTGGACGAGACGCGGCGTCAGGAGGCCGACGGCCTGGCCGACCAGGTGAGCGCCGACTACCTCGCGCGCATGAAGAAAGGTCTCACCAACTGGGTCGAGGGCGGCAGGAACAACCATGTGACGTGGGGCATCTTCCACTTCACGCGATAG
- a CDS encoding iron-containing alcohol dehydrogenase family protein, with protein MTSTGPGGPTPLSIDPTCRIEFGPGHIGRLPALIAATGHDRAFVVTDPGLRAAGVLEPVLKILQAAGLEYAVHDEVAPNPSTANVDAGAARARTFGTATVVALGGGSVLDAAKGIALLVGNPNATAADADDLWEAADGLPLVAIPTTSGTGAETNGFGVIEDIAARRKVYLGHPSVKPRIALLDPELTLGLPAPVTAATGIDALVHGIESLASRGANPVSVAYATQAVAMVSRALPAAYLNGSDLDARAELMLGAHLAGQALTLSGLGLVHGIGHALTAHTGTPHGLALAAVLEEVMEFSAPAARGAYEQAARAMCLAPPPDGDWARAAIEAVRQLSGAVDVKRPLRELGTERDMLPSIAAGAVADAVTANSPLLPSESQVLEILTAAF; from the coding sequence ATGACCTCCACCGGACCCGGCGGTCCCACACCGCTGAGCATCGACCCCACCTGCCGCATCGAGTTCGGCCCCGGCCACATCGGCCGACTCCCCGCACTGATCGCGGCAACCGGCCACGATCGCGCCTTCGTCGTCACCGACCCCGGCCTGCGCGCCGCGGGCGTCCTCGAGCCGGTCCTCAAGATCCTCCAGGCCGCCGGGCTGGAGTACGCCGTCCACGACGAAGTGGCCCCCAATCCCTCGACCGCCAACGTCGACGCCGGTGCCGCACGAGCCCGTACGTTCGGCACCGCCACGGTTGTCGCCCTCGGCGGCGGCTCCGTACTCGACGCGGCGAAGGGCATCGCCCTGCTGGTCGGCAACCCGAACGCCACGGCCGCCGACGCGGACGACCTGTGGGAAGCGGCCGATGGACTACCGCTCGTCGCGATACCCACCACCTCCGGAACCGGCGCCGAAACCAACGGCTTCGGTGTCATCGAGGACATCGCCGCCCGCCGCAAGGTCTACCTCGGCCACCCCTCCGTGAAGCCCCGGATCGCCCTGCTCGACCCGGAGCTGACCCTCGGCCTGCCGGCGCCCGTCACCGCGGCCACCGGCATCGACGCCCTGGTCCACGGCATCGAGTCACTCGCCTCACGCGGTGCGAACCCGGTTTCCGTCGCCTACGCCACCCAGGCCGTCGCCATGGTGAGTCGCGCCCTGCCCGCCGCGTATCTGAACGGTTCGGACCTCGACGCCCGAGCCGAACTGATGCTCGGCGCCCATCTCGCCGGCCAGGCGCTCACCCTCTCCGGGCTCGGACTCGTCCACGGCATCGGCCACGCGCTCACCGCCCACACCGGCACTCCGCACGGGCTCGCCCTCGCCGCTGTCCTCGAAGAGGTGATGGAATTCAGCGCTCCGGCCGCGCGCGGCGCATACGAGCAGGCCGCGCGCGCCATGTGTCTCGCCCCGCCCCCCGACGGCGACTGGGCGCGGGCCGCCATCGAGGCCGTACGCCAACTCTCCGGCGCCGTCGACGTCAAGCGCCCGCTGCGGGAACTCGGCACCGAGCGGGACATGCTCCCCTCCATCGCCGCGGGGGCGGTGGCGGACGCGGTGACCGCCAACAGCCCGCTGCTGCCGTCCGAGTCCCAGGTGCTGGAGATCCTCACGGCCGCGTTCTGA
- a CDS encoding NAD(P)-dependent oxidoreductase: MRIGFIGLGNMGRHMARHLIQAGHQVTVHDIRPESAAEHLALGAEWAGTPAVCADGVEVLITSLPTPRVVEDVLLRGGAAAALPPGALWVDMSTSTPAAAERIAAEVLDAKKVRRLDAPVCGMSHGAEAGTLQIFVGGAEDDVRTALPALEAMGDPKRILHVGPLGAGYTVKLLLNLLWFSKLVATSEVFAMGAKAGVDLGLLRDSLLKSSAASYFLEHDFIRILTDGDYDDSFAMVLACKDLGLAVDLGRDLGVPTELSAVVEQIFRRSRTEHGDLAGEMSPVRLYEALAGREFRLPHPAAAPADATLPV, encoded by the coding sequence ATGAGGATCGGTTTCATCGGCCTGGGCAACATGGGACGCCATATGGCCCGCCATCTGATCCAGGCGGGACACCAGGTCACCGTGCACGACATCCGCCCCGAGTCCGCCGCCGAGCACCTCGCGCTCGGCGCCGAATGGGCCGGCACGCCCGCCGTGTGCGCGGACGGCGTGGAAGTCCTGATCACCAGCCTGCCGACCCCGCGCGTCGTCGAGGACGTACTGCTGCGGGGCGGCGCCGCCGCGGCCCTGCCGCCGGGTGCCCTGTGGGTCGATATGTCGACCTCGACCCCGGCGGCCGCCGAACGGATCGCCGCCGAGGTGCTGGACGCCAAGAAGGTGCGCCGGCTCGACGCACCCGTATGCGGGATGTCGCACGGCGCCGAGGCGGGCACCCTGCAGATCTTCGTCGGCGGTGCCGAGGACGACGTCCGGACCGCGCTGCCCGCGCTGGAGGCGATGGGCGATCCGAAGCGGATCCTGCACGTCGGCCCGCTCGGCGCCGGTTACACGGTCAAGCTGCTGCTCAACCTGCTGTGGTTCAGCAAGCTCGTCGCCACGTCGGAGGTGTTCGCGATGGGTGCCAAGGCGGGCGTCGACCTCGGTCTGCTGCGTGATTCCCTGCTCAAGAGCTCCGCCGCCTCGTACTTCCTGGAGCACGACTTCATTCGCATCCTCACCGACGGCGACTACGACGACTCCTTCGCCATGGTGCTCGCCTGCAAGGACCTCGGCCTCGCCGTCGACCTCGGTCGCGACCTGGGCGTGCCCACCGAACTGTCGGCAGTGGTCGAGCAGATCTTCCGCCGCTCCAGGACCGAGCACGGTGACCTCGCGGGCGAGATGAGCCCCGTCCGCCTCTACGAGGCCCTTGCCGGGCGGGAGTTCCGGCTGCCCCACCCGGCCGCCGCACCGGCCGACGCGACACTCCCGGTCTGA